One segment of Methanolinea mesophila DNA contains the following:
- a CDS encoding YhbY family RNA-binding protein yields MNGDDKARAIHDLKPTIWIGKQGCTMALIEEIQQQLEKRRLVKIKWLKNTEVDPARIVELSGGDLVDVRGRTMVIAARKKK; encoded by the coding sequence ATGAACGGGGATGACAAAGCCCGCGCTATCCATGACCTGAAACCCACAATCTGGATAGGAAAACAGGGATGTACCATGGCCCTGATCGAAGAGATACAGCAGCAGCTCGAGAAACGCAGGCTGGTAAAAATAAAATGGCTCAAAAACACCGAGGTGGACCCCGCAAGGATAGTCGAACTGTCCGGCGGAGACCTGGTCGATGTGAGGGGCCGCACCATGGTCATTGCGGCGCGCAAAAAGAAATAA
- a CDS encoding HVO_0476 family zinc finger protein → MNTEAWCPTCRDMLECEILADSRDLLVRCGQCGTVFHTPRHEEPEPITVKTIVSEEGASRVCGIELFPDELCELGDHHVAGCGEDYIGVEITGIEAGPKRLKKAPAKDISALWTRKIEEVVVRFSVHEGWKTIPLEAGVAGDTMYEVGAVYTVGKWKFRVAQIKLRDGGVLRKEGYRTVASRIRRVYGYPL, encoded by the coding sequence ATGAATACAGAGGCCTGGTGCCCGACCTGCCGGGATATGCTTGAATGCGAAATCCTTGCCGATTCGAGGGACCTCCTGGTCAGATGCGGACAATGCGGTACGGTTTTCCATACCCCCCGCCATGAAGAGCCGGAACCAATAACGGTTAAAACCATAGTCAGCGAGGAGGGCGCTTCCAGGGTGTGCGGGATAGAGCTGTTCCCCGACGAGCTGTGCGAACTTGGCGATCATCATGTCGCCGGATGCGGGGAAGACTACATCGGTGTCGAGATCACGGGGATCGAAGCAGGGCCTAAGAGGCTCAAAAAGGCACCCGCAAAGGATATCTCCGCACTATGGACACGGAAGATAGAAGAAGTGGTAGTGCGGTTCTCGGTCCACGAAGGGTGGAAAACCATCCCCCTGGAGGCCGGTGTTGCCGGGGACACAATGTACGAGGTGGGAGCGGTCTACACAGTCGGGAAATGGAAGTTCAGGGTGGCGCAGATAAAGCTCAGGGACGGGGGAGTGCTCCGAAAAGAGGGGTACAGGACGGTTGCCAGCCGGATACGGCGTGTATACGGGTATCCTTTATAG
- a CDS encoding 30S ribosomal protein S19e — protein sequence MTTVYDVPADRFIRSLAEELKKRPEIKPPEWAAFAKTGVHNEMPPEDPDWWFTRVASILRRVYIDGPVGVERMRTFYGGKQDRGSKPSRFRKGSGSILRKSLQQLEAAGLITKDKAGRRVSPAGASFMDGLANSLSKASAAKATEAAAQ from the coding sequence ATGACAACCGTATACGACGTACCGGCCGACAGGTTCATCAGAAGCCTGGCAGAAGAATTGAAAAAACGGCCGGAGATAAAACCTCCCGAATGGGCGGCATTCGCCAAGACGGGAGTACATAACGAGATGCCGCCCGAGGACCCCGACTGGTGGTTCACCAGGGTGGCCTCGATCCTCCGCCGGGTGTATATCGACGGACCCGTCGGTGTGGAAAGGATGAGAACATTCTACGGAGGAAAACAGGACCGTGGCTCGAAGCCGAGCAGGTTCCGCAAGGGCAGCGGATCCATCCTTCGTAAATCGCTGCAGCAGCTCGAGGCTGCCGGGCTGATCACCAAGGACAAAGCCGGAAGGCGCGTCTCGCCCGCGGGAGCCTCTTTCATGGATGGGCTCGCGAATTCCCTTTCCAAGGCTTCTGCCGCGAAGGCGACCGAAGCCGCCGCACAGTAA
- the purN gene encoding phosphoribosylglycinamide formyltransferase, whose product MKLVAVLASGRGSNFQAIIDATRSGDITAGRCSRLITDNPGAYAIVRAKEAEIPVSLVDYRTFPSRDRYEDQLIRVMRETDADLFVLAGYMRILGKGIVHEFSGRIMNIHPALLPSFPGLHAQRQALECGVKVAGCTVHLVDEGMDTGPIVLQECVQVIEGDTEESLSERILQREHRCLPRAVQLFCEGRIRVEDGRVRIL is encoded by the coding sequence ATGAAACTGGTGGCGGTTCTCGCCTCTGGCAGGGGATCAAATTTCCAGGCGATCATCGACGCCACGCGGTCCGGGGACATCACTGCCGGGCGGTGTTCCCGTCTCATCACCGATAATCCCGGCGCCTATGCCATTGTAAGGGCAAAAGAAGCAGAAATCCCGGTCTCGCTGGTTGATTATCGTACATTTCCCTCACGGGACCGGTACGAGGACCAGTTGATCCGGGTCATGCGCGAGACGGATGCCGACCTCTTCGTGCTCGCGGGATACATGCGGATCCTTGGAAAAGGCATCGTTCACGAGTTTTCCGGCAGGATCATGAATATTCACCCTGCGCTCCTCCCCAGTTTCCCAGGTCTTCATGCCCAGCGTCAGGCACTGGAATGCGGGGTGAAGGTGGCGGGTTGTACCGTGCACCTGGTGGACGAAGGTATGGATACCGGCCCGATCGTCCTCCAGGAATGCGTACAGGTCATCGAGGGTGACACCGAAGAGAGTCTTTCGGAGCGTATACTTCAGAGGGAACACCGGTGCCTCCCCCGGGCGGTCCAGCTCTTCTGCGAGGGACGCATCAGGGTGGAAGACGGCCGGGTGCGGATCCTGTAG
- the xseB gene encoding exodeoxyribonuclease VII small subunit codes for MSVKYEDLVKELREIVRKMEDPDTSLDESIQLYERGAVLISQAEKLLEEAELKISSLGCDPGKG; via the coding sequence ATGAGCGTAAAATATGAAGATCTGGTAAAAGAACTGCGGGAGATTGTAAGAAAGATGGAGGATCCGGATACCAGCCTCGACGAGAGCATCCAGCTCTACGAGAGGGGGGCGGTCCTCATCAGCCAGGCCGAAAAACTCCTGGAAGAAGCCGAACTGAAAATATCGAGTCTTGGATGCGATCCTGGGAAAGGCTGA
- a CDS encoding ribonuclease P protein component 4 gives MPPKNAQPQAKRIARERIAVLFRQAERFYRENPAWSSRCVELARKIAMRQRIRIEREFRRRFCHQCHTYLVPGANMRVRVYRGKVIATCLACGFQTRYVLRRKHERG, from the coding sequence ATGCCCCCGAAGAACGCACAACCCCAGGCGAAGCGGATTGCACGCGAGCGCATCGCGGTGCTTTTCCGGCAGGCGGAGCGGTTTTACCGGGAGAACCCGGCCTGGAGCAGCAGGTGCGTGGAACTCGCGAGGAAGATCGCCATGCGCCAGCGGATCAGGATCGAACGTGAGTTCCGGAGAAGGTTCTGTCATCAGTGCCATACCTACCTCGTACCGGGGGCGAACATGAGGGTCAGAGTGTACCGGGGAAAGGTGATTGCGACCTGCCTCGCGTGCGGCTTCCAGACCCGGTATGTACTAAGGAGGAAGCATGAACGGGGATGA
- the xseA gene encoding exodeoxyribonuclease VII large subunit codes for MDKSQTTLDLDAGAGHMDVLRVSQVSALIASVLDDPRFQDIWVRGEVTNFKCHTKGHCYFSLGERDDHSVATLQCVMFRTDARRLAFSPRDGMDVLAMGSIGHYAPQGKYQLYVKELRLAGEGEKHLLVERWKKELEAEGHFDQARKRPLPPYPGRVGVVTSGTGAVLQDIRNVIARRYPLEIVLSPAAVQGDAAVGEITEALARIDGKTDVIIIARGGGSFEDLFPFNDPRVVRAISSCRTPVVSAIGHEVDVTLADFAADVRAPTPSAAAELVVPDREVLLENLRENKNKLAGSLLSRLERAAEQLGHLRERMAPRRLERRITEKKEDLAVADELLEKVMRVRLEREHLHISSMKSSIEARNPYSILSRGYCIPRAEGRIVRSVSEISRGERMELQMQDGECEVTVEEKHERKI; via the coding sequence ATGGACAAGTCCCAGACGACCCTGGACCTCGACGCGGGTGCGGGACACATGGACGTCCTCCGGGTGTCGCAGGTCAGCGCCCTGATCGCGTCGGTGCTGGACGACCCCAGGTTCCAGGACATCTGGGTGAGGGGCGAGGTGACCAACTTCAAGTGTCACACCAAGGGACACTGTTACTTTTCTCTCGGTGAGCGGGACGATCATTCCGTTGCCACGCTCCAGTGCGTCATGTTCCGCACCGACGCCCGGAGGCTGGCATTTTCCCCGCGGGACGGCATGGACGTTCTCGCGATGGGTTCGATTGGACATTATGCGCCCCAGGGAAAGTACCAGCTTTACGTGAAGGAACTCCGCCTCGCCGGTGAGGGAGAAAAACACCTCCTGGTCGAACGCTGGAAAAAGGAACTCGAAGCTGAGGGACATTTCGACCAGGCGAGGAAGCGGCCGCTGCCGCCGTATCCCGGCAGGGTAGGGGTAGTCACCTCCGGCACCGGTGCGGTACTCCAGGATATACGGAATGTAATCGCCCGGCGGTATCCCCTTGAGATTGTGCTCTCCCCGGCCGCGGTCCAGGGAGACGCCGCGGTAGGAGAGATCACCGAGGCGCTCGCCCGGATCGACGGAAAGACTGACGTTATCATCATCGCCCGGGGCGGCGGGAGTTTCGAGGACCTGTTCCCGTTCAACGATCCCCGGGTTGTACGGGCGATATCCTCGTGCAGGACCCCGGTAGTGAGTGCGATAGGACACGAGGTGGATGTCACCCTCGCCGATTTTGCCGCCGACGTGCGGGCGCCCACCCCTTCGGCGGCGGCCGAGCTGGTGGTCCCGGACAGGGAGGTTCTCCTCGAAAACTTACGGGAGAATAAAAACAAGCTCGCGGGTTCGCTGCTCTCGAGGCTGGAACGTGCGGCCGAACAGCTCGGCCATCTCCGGGAACGGATGGCCCCCCGGAGACTCGAACGAAGGATTACCGAAAAGAAGGAAGACCTCGCAGTTGCGGATGAACTCCTCGAAAAGGTGATGCGTGTACGCCTGGAACGCGAACACCTGCACATCTCTTCGATGAAGAGCTCGATCGAGGCACGAAATCCTTACTCGATCCTTTCCCGGGGATACTGTATACCCCGGGCGGAGGGCAGGATCGTGAGGTCCGTTTCCGAAATTTCCAGGGGAGAACGGATGGAACTGCAGATGCAGGACGGGGAATGCGAAGTCACGGTGGAGGAGAAGCATGAGCGTAAAATATGA
- a CDS encoding Hsp20/alpha crystallin family protein has translation MAWRRRYPFHWMSRDMEDLMLDMERMWGPTAVRILPPGGIADRMLPAIRGEFRVDVRDLEEEVIVVADLPGLEKEDISVSLINPVTLEIATFRRMESEEREKEYFVKERFSGSMKRIVVLPREVSEERANASFKNGVLEIRLKKAAVDKGTRIPIE, from the coding sequence ATGGCATGGAGACGAAGATATCCTTTCCACTGGATGTCGCGGGATATGGAAGACCTGATGCTCGATATGGAGCGCATGTGGGGGCCGACCGCCGTCAGGATCCTCCCTCCGGGGGGGATCGCCGACCGCATGCTTCCGGCCATCAGGGGAGAGTTCCGGGTGGATGTCCGGGACCTTGAAGAGGAGGTGATCGTAGTCGCAGACCTTCCCGGGCTGGAGAAAGAAGACATTTCCGTAAGCCTGATAAACCCCGTGACCCTGGAGATCGCTACATTCAGGAGAATGGAGAGCGAGGAGAGGGAGAAGGAATACTTTGTAAAAGAAAGGTTTTCCGGGTCGATGAAGAGAATTGTGGTCCTTCCCCGTGAAGTGAGCGAAGAACGGGCCAATGCCTCGTTCAAGAACGGTGTGCTCGAGATCCGGCTCAAAAAAGCGGCCGTAGACAAGGGGACAAGGATCCCCATCGAATAA
- a CDS encoding hemolysin family protein: protein MAEDYLLFLLFIICILLSAFFSSSEVALISITRAKVRTLVNEKRKGAERLAELKENPSHFLISILVGNNIVNVAAAAIATALAISIYGNIGVGIATGVVTILLLIFGEIGPKMYASRYSEKLALTVAPPIYYFSRLFVPFIHLWEKMVHRGGAGTALTEPAVTEEEIKEWIEVGKEEGTIEQEEREMLYSVLEFGDTIAREVMTPRVDVVVVEDTKTLNQALQVFNETGFSRIPVFHEQVDNIIGVLNVKDAFSSVLSGKKNTPIKDLMYDPFFVPETKKIDDLLKELQVRKVQLAVVLDEYSTFIGIVTLEDILEELVGDILDEFDKEEPEIQQTGEGVFVVDAKVWVEDLNDELDLNLPIHESYETIGGLLIDRLGHIPHPGESVYLQESHVTLVVLQMMARRIVKVKLILHHLATEENGYSPEQHPQ from the coding sequence ATGGCTGAAGATTATCTCCTATTTCTGCTCTTCATCATCTGTATCCTGCTCTCGGCATTCTTCTCAAGTTCCGAGGTGGCCCTGATCTCCATCACCAGGGCGAAGGTCAGGACCCTGGTGAACGAGAAACGAAAGGGGGCGGAACGGCTCGCAGAACTGAAGGAAAACCCCAGCCACTTTCTGATCAGCATCCTTGTAGGGAACAATATCGTGAACGTCGCCGCAGCCGCGATCGCGACTGCACTCGCCATCAGTATCTACGGGAATATCGGGGTAGGGATCGCCACCGGGGTCGTGACCATCCTGCTGTTGATCTTCGGGGAGATCGGTCCGAAGATGTATGCATCCCGGTACTCGGAGAAGCTCGCGCTCACTGTGGCGCCTCCCATCTACTATTTCTCACGGCTCTTCGTTCCGTTTATCCACCTTTGGGAGAAGATGGTCCATCGCGGCGGAGCCGGGACGGCCCTTACGGAACCCGCGGTCACAGAAGAAGAGATCAAGGAATGGATCGAGGTCGGAAAGGAAGAGGGGACCATCGAGCAGGAAGAGCGGGAAATGCTCTATTCCGTCCTCGAGTTCGGCGATACCATTGCCCGCGAGGTGATGACCCCCCGGGTCGACGTCGTGGTGGTGGAGGATACAAAGACCCTGAACCAGGCGCTGCAGGTCTTCAACGAGACAGGGTTCTCCCGGATCCCGGTCTTCCACGAACAGGTCGACAACATCATCGGAGTCCTCAACGTGAAGGATGCCTTCTCTTCGGTCCTCTCCGGGAAAAAGAATACTCCTATCAAGGACCTGATGTATGACCCGTTCTTTGTCCCGGAGACCAAGAAGATCGACGACCTCTTAAAAGAGCTCCAGGTGCGGAAAGTGCAGCTGGCGGTCGTGCTCGATGAATACAGCACGTTCATCGGGATCGTGACCCTGGAAGACATCCTTGAAGAGCTGGTCGGGGACATCCTCGATGAGTTCGACAAGGAAGAGCCTGAGATCCAGCAGACCGGCGAAGGAGTCTTCGTGGTGGACGCAAAGGTCTGGGTGGAGGACTTAAACGACGAACTGGACCTCAACCTCCCCATCCACGAGTCGTACGAGACCATAGGGGGGCTCCTGATCGATCGCCTGGGACATATCCCCCATCCGGGGGAGAGCGTGTATCTCCAGGAAAGCCACGTGACGCTCGTCGTCCTGCAGATGATGGCGCGCCGTATCGTCAAGGTGAAGCTGATCCTTCACCACCTGGCAACCGAGGAGAACGGGTATTCTCCGGAGCAGCACCCGCAATGA
- a CDS encoding sugar phosphate nucleotidyltransferase, producing MKVCIMCGGEGTRLRPLTFERPKPCIPIVNRPSIQHLVAHLANLGFREVVVTLGYMGDAIEAALGDGSLFGADVTYVHEEVKLGTAGSVKNAQEFLDGQNFLVVGGDHVTDLNLLEFYREFNRKKSILSIGLISIDEPSEYGIAEIDVSYQIKRFKEKPSPGEIFSNLASTGIYVCSPEIFDYIPPGTKFDFARDLFPKLMEQGHTISGWLARGNWTDVGSPGSLRQAEKWKLQDIPFTSITGDLTIRSGQIQGPVMLGNSFSMGYNSRVIGPVAIGEGTTIGDSVLIGPYTSIGDNCHIKNDVKIFSSSVYNRVTVGRNTTISGSIIDNDTVIGDDCSLEHDTVIGPRAVLRNSVVVHSRTRLWPEVVVPQGTVVKEHVLNEKYDLRCEGS from the coding sequence ATGAAGGTCTGCATTATGTGCGGGGGCGAGGGCACGAGGCTCCGCCCGCTTACCTTTGAGCGGCCCAAACCCTGCATTCCCATCGTGAACCGCCCCTCAATCCAGCACCTGGTCGCCCACCTCGCCAACCTCGGGTTTCGTGAAGTGGTAGTCACTCTGGGCTACATGGGGGATGCGATCGAGGCCGCCCTCGGCGACGGGTCGCTTTTCGGCGCAGATGTGACCTATGTGCACGAAGAGGTCAAACTCGGCACCGCGGGAAGCGTGAAAAATGCGCAGGAGTTCCTCGACGGCCAGAATTTTCTCGTCGTCGGGGGGGACCACGTCACCGACCTCAACCTGTTGGAATTCTACCGGGAATTCAACAGGAAAAAATCGATCCTTTCCATCGGGCTGATAAGCATCGACGAGCCTTCGGAGTATGGCATCGCGGAGATCGACGTCTCCTACCAGATCAAGCGGTTCAAGGAGAAACCTTCTCCGGGGGAGATATTCTCGAACCTGGCCAGCACCGGGATATACGTCTGCAGTCCCGAGATATTCGATTACATCCCGCCCGGCACCAAGTTCGATTTCGCCCGGGACCTCTTCCCGAAACTCATGGAACAGGGCCACACAATCTCCGGGTGGCTGGCCCGGGGGAACTGGACCGACGTGGGAAGTCCCGGGTCCCTCCGCCAGGCGGAGAAATGGAAGTTGCAGGATATCCCGTTCACCAGCATCACCGGGGATCTCACCATCCGCTCCGGCCAGATTCAGGGGCCTGTCATGCTGGGCAACTCGTTCTCCATGGGCTACAACTCAAGGGTCATCGGTCCGGTAGCCATCGGAGAAGGAACTACGATCGGGGACAGTGTTCTGATCGGCCCCTATACGAGTATCGGCGACAACTGCCACATCAAGAACGACGTCAAGATATTCTCCTCATCGGTCTACAATCGGGTTACGGTAGGCAGGAATACCACGATCTCCGGGTCGATCATCGATAATGACACGGTCATCGGGGACGATTGCAGCCTCGAGCACGATACTGTGATAGGGCCGAGGGCGGTGCTCAGGAACAGCGTGGTGGTCCATTCCCGGACCCGGCTCTGGCCCGAAGTGGTGGTGCCGCAGGGCACCGTCGTAAAAGAGCACGTGCTTAACGAGAAATACGACCTGCGCTGCGAGGGGTCCTAG
- a CDS encoding redox-regulated ATPase YchF, translating into MITLALAGKPNCGKSTFFRAATMAHAEIANYPFTTIDANFGVAYIRTACPCRGLDLQCGNCTDGVRFVPVNLIDVAGLVPEAHKGRGLGNQFLDNLRQADAIIHIVDASGATDSEGNPVDIGSHNPLGDIEFLGFEMTMWIYGILDKHWAKLQRQAQSKTYSLYNGVSDVLTGLGISPEEVRDAEVSAGIELSHAGEQELIMFCREIMKISKPMVPVANKADQAPPAMLEKLVAGGAIPASAAGELALRNAAAANLIRYLPGDPVFSVANEGALTPPQKAGLAKISEYMAKFKGTGVQQAINYTVHTLLDMIVVYPVEDEHKFSDSRGRVLPDAFLMKKGSTPRDLAFQVHTDIGERFLYAVDARTKMRIKDTYELREGDIVRIVSAAK; encoded by the coding sequence GAACTGCGGGAAATCGACTTTCTTTCGGGCCGCAACAATGGCTCATGCCGAGATCGCGAACTATCCGTTCACCACTATCGATGCCAACTTCGGAGTGGCCTATATCCGTACCGCCTGTCCCTGCAGGGGCCTTGACCTGCAGTGCGGTAACTGCACCGACGGGGTCCGTTTCGTACCCGTTAATCTCATCGACGTGGCAGGCCTTGTCCCCGAGGCTCACAAGGGAAGGGGGCTCGGGAACCAGTTCCTGGACAACCTCCGCCAGGCAGATGCGATAATCCATATCGTGGATGCGAGCGGCGCCACCGACAGCGAAGGAAACCCCGTGGATATCGGGAGCCACAACCCGCTCGGGGATATCGAGTTCCTCGGGTTCGAGATGACCATGTGGATCTACGGCATCCTGGACAAGCACTGGGCCAAACTGCAGCGCCAGGCACAGAGCAAGACCTATTCTCTCTATAACGGGGTCTCGGACGTGCTCACCGGGCTTGGAATCTCTCCCGAAGAGGTGAGGGATGCCGAGGTTTCCGCGGGGATCGAGCTCTCGCATGCCGGCGAACAGGAACTGATCATGTTCTGCAGGGAGATCATGAAGATCTCAAAACCCATGGTGCCAGTGGCCAACAAGGCCGACCAGGCCCCGCCCGCGATGCTCGAGAAACTTGTTGCGGGAGGAGCGATACCTGCAAGCGCCGCCGGCGAGCTCGCATTGCGGAATGCGGCGGCGGCGAACCTGATCCGTTACCTGCCGGGGGACCCCGTGTTCTCGGTAGCGAACGAGGGAGCGCTCACCCCGCCCCAGAAAGCAGGCCTCGCGAAGATATCGGAGTATATGGCAAAGTTCAAAGGGACCGGTGTCCAGCAGGCGATAAATTATACCGTTCACACCCTGCTGGATATGATCGTGGTGTACCCGGTCGAGGACGAGCATAAGTTCTCTGACAGCAGAGGGAGGGTGCTCCCCGACGCGTTCCTGATGAAAAAGGGATCGACCCCCCGCGACCTTGCCTTCCAGGTGCACACCGATATCGGTGAACGTTTCCTGTACGCGGTAGATGCCAGGACCAAGATGCGCATCAAAGATACCTACGAGCTGCGGGAAGGCGATATCGTCCGTATCGTAAGTGCCGCGAAATAA
- a CDS encoding thioredoxin family protein encodes MALQVISFYQEGCMACQEQEPINKEIEKALNIRIEAINPLKNRSYISQYNLRVTPTVLVIRDGEVVARFEGVVHREELEAAIKKNL; translated from the coding sequence ATGGCACTTCAGGTGATCAGTTTTTACCAGGAAGGGTGCATGGCCTGCCAGGAGCAGGAGCCCATCAATAAAGAGATAGAAAAGGCCTTGAACATCAGGATCGAGGCGATAAATCCCCTGAAGAATCGTTCTTATATCTCCCAGTACAATCTCCGCGTCACTCCGACAGTCCTGGTGATCAGGGACGGTGAAGTGGTTGCACGCTTCGAAGGGGTTGTCCACAGGGAGGAGCTCGAAGCGGCAATAAAAAAGAATCTATAA
- a CDS encoding CBS domain-containing ParB/RepB/Spo0J family partition protein encodes MDKKKVRDYMTYDVVTVDVHGTIKEVIEKIQTTKHDGFPVVNGKEVVGYIAARDLLFVPPTAPVEKVMSQHLIVADPDMSINDAARVIFRSGIQKLPVVDEKNVLLGIISNTDVIRSQIEHVSPEKVFNFITTLKKLHGVEPELKRESVPINELIPTQSRIYEDELEGRMYEIRKGLAEPLIVVRRPNRLILVDGHHRAIAAKKLGIKTLDAYVIDVCEDIELGLERTAKAMNLHSLDDIQVMDYARHPLVAVTHRLVRRA; translated from the coding sequence ATGGACAAGAAAAAGGTCAGGGATTACATGACCTACGATGTGGTGACCGTTGATGTACACGGAACCATAAAAGAGGTGATCGAGAAGATCCAGACCACGAAACACGACGGATTTCCGGTGGTCAACGGAAAGGAGGTGGTGGGATATATCGCTGCCAGGGATCTGCTCTTCGTCCCTCCCACCGCCCCGGTCGAGAAGGTGATGTCCCAGCACCTCATCGTGGCAGACCCTGACATGAGTATCAACGATGCCGCACGGGTGATATTCCGCTCGGGAATCCAGAAACTCCCGGTGGTCGACGAGAAAAATGTGCTTCTCGGGATCATCTCCAATACGGACGTCATCCGCTCCCAGATCGAGCATGTCTCACCGGAAAAGGTCTTTAATTTCATCACCACCCTCAAGAAACTCCACGGGGTCGAACCCGAGCTGAAGCGGGAGAGCGTTCCCATCAACGAACTCATCCCCACGCAGTCGAGGATTTATGAAGACGAGCTCGAGGGAAGGATGTACGAGATCAGGAAGGGCCTTGCGGAGCCCCTGATCGTGGTAAGGAGGCCGAACCGGCTGATACTCGTCGACGGGCACCACCGGGCGATCGCGGCGAAGAAGCTCGGGATCAAGACACTCGATGCTTATGTGATTGACGTGTGCGAGGATATCGAACTCGGGCTGGAAAGGACCGCAAAAGCGATGAACCTGCATTCTCTCGACGATATCCAGGTGATGGACTATGCCCGCCACCCCCTGGTCGCCGTCACTCACCGGCTGGTCCGGAGGGCCTAG
- a CDS encoding sugar phosphate isomerase/epimerase family protein, giving the protein MVQFAVSSMFFHEYQVEEIFDFVQEAGLDTMEFWMETPHFWLRDMPVPELSSCIRDHPVLSPVTLHAPILDLNPCSINPRVAAASVEYTLESIAIAERVGAPVLTIHPGRRTAKRNPSEADYARFEHYIDAVHRSSKGRTVKIAIENMENKVNSLLCTPAGVRELLDREPWLYFTLDISHAMGVSVEEVRRYIDLCHDRLVNVHAGRASAGVMHLPLDRKPEMEEILTYLAESGYRGHVTLELEDMNFVHDLCSEEKILILMEEVAFMRECFG; this is encoded by the coding sequence ATGGTTCAGTTCGCAGTCTCCAGCATGTTCTTTCACGAGTACCAGGTGGAAGAGATCTTCGACTTCGTGCAGGAAGCCGGCCTCGACACCATGGAGTTCTGGATGGAAACGCCGCATTTCTGGCTCCGGGATATGCCGGTGCCCGAGCTCTCATCGTGCATCCGGGATCATCCCGTACTCTCCCCGGTCACGCTTCATGCACCCATTCTCGATCTCAACCCCTGTTCCATCAACCCCCGGGTGGCGGCCGCGTCGGTCGAATACACCCTCGAGTCGATCGCGATCGCGGAACGGGTGGGAGCACCCGTCCTCACCATCCACCCGGGAAGGAGGACTGCCAAGCGAAATCCGAGCGAGGCCGACTATGCCCGGTTCGAACACTATATAGATGCCGTGCACCGGTCGTCAAAGGGAAGAACGGTAAAGATCGCCATTGAAAACATGGAGAATAAGGTCAATTCTCTCCTCTGCACCCCTGCAGGGGTCCGGGAACTCCTCGACCGCGAGCCGTGGCTTTATTTCACTCTCGACATCTCGCATGCCATGGGCGTCTCGGTCGAAGAGGTCAGGCGGTATATCGATCTCTGCCACGACCGCCTGGTCAACGTCCATGCGGGGAGGGCGAGCGCGGGAGTCATGCACCTGCCTCTCGACAGGAAACCGGAAATGGAAGAGATCCTCACGTATCTTGCGGAATCAGGATACCGGGGACACGTAACCCTCGAGCTCGAGGACATGAACTTCGTCCACGACCTCTGTTCGGAAGAAAAGATACTGATTCTCATGGAAGAAGTGGCGTTTATGCGGGAATGCTTCGGATAA
- a CDS encoding DUF371 domain-containing protein — protein sequence MKATERIVCKGHKNITAQHRTTFEVTCEDQLTLQGDCIIGVGADRSAADLGSEFRTVMTSPHSVLTTRLRCEGHELEIRSSGDPGLSLTHPTDLVWRKSEFVCARTIGIRTNAAARDLPRDFVESLANGAVLIVELIAECPDSG from the coding sequence ATGAAGGCAACGGAACGGATCGTCTGCAAAGGACATAAAAACATCACCGCACAGCATCGCACCACCTTCGAGGTCACCTGCGAAGATCAGCTGACCCTGCAGGGAGACTGCATCATCGGAGTTGGCGCCGACAGGAGTGCGGCGGATCTCGGAAGCGAGTTCCGGACGGTGATGACCTCTCCCCATTCCGTCCTGACCACAAGGCTGCGGTGCGAAGGGCACGAGCTCGAGATACGTTCCTCAGGTGATCCCGGGCTCAGCCTGACCCATCCCACGGATCTCGTGTGGAGGAAGAGTGAGTTTGTGTGCGCAAGGACCATCGGGATCCGGACAAATGCCGCGGCCCGCGATTTACCCCGGGATTTCGTTGAATCCCTTGCGAACGGCGCTGTGCTGATTGTGGAACTCATCGCCGAATGCCCGGACTCCGGGTGA